The proteins below come from a single Gemmatimonadaceae bacterium genomic window:
- a CDS encoding pyridoxal-phosphate dependent enzyme: MSLATARDRLLTLPSVELGALPTPIDFAWRLRDAIGMGARLVVKRDDALPFGFGGNKVRKLTLVAAEAQAQGCDTLITCGGVQSNHARATAATAAKLGMACHIVANGSAPERLTGNALINALLGAHVTYVAQRTDRNPGMEAIAAKVRREGGHPYIIPLGASTPLGALGLARGVGELALQGIVPDVIVSASSSGGTQAGLIAGCALFELPTRVIGISADDSVEDIGRVVAEIGAGMEERLGLPRGALGTGGRFEADASFVGEGYGIPTDASREAQRLAAQHEALFTDQWYTAKAMAALIAYGRAGRFRDGSTVMFWHTGGQVGLFA, encoded by the coding sequence ATGTCCCTCGCCACCGCTCGCGACCGACTGCTCACGCTTCCCAGCGTTGAGCTGGGCGCGCTCCCCACGCCCATCGACTTTGCCTGGCGATTGCGCGACGCCATCGGCATGGGAGCCCGGCTCGTCGTCAAACGGGACGACGCACTGCCCTTTGGCTTTGGCGGCAACAAGGTGCGCAAGCTCACGCTCGTCGCCGCCGAAGCGCAGGCGCAGGGCTGCGATACGCTCATCACCTGCGGCGGCGTGCAATCCAATCATGCACGCGCCACGGCGGCCACGGCGGCAAAGCTCGGCATGGCGTGTCACATCGTCGCCAACGGCTCGGCGCCGGAGCGACTCACCGGCAATGCGCTCATCAATGCGCTGCTCGGCGCGCACGTGACCTATGTTGCCCAACGCACCGATCGGAATCCCGGCATGGAAGCCATCGCCGCAAAGGTGCGCCGCGAGGGCGGGCACCCGTACATCATTCCGCTCGGGGCGTCGACGCCACTCGGAGCTCTTGGCCTCGCGCGCGGGGTGGGCGAACTGGCCCTGCAGGGCATCGTGCCCGACGTGATCGTGTCGGCGTCTTCGTCAGGCGGCACGCAGGCCGGACTCATTGCCGGATGCGCCCTGTTCGAACTGCCGACGCGTGTGATCGGGATCAGCGCAGACGACTCCGTCGAGGACATCGGACGCGTCGTGGCCGAGATCGGCGCCGGCATGGAAGAGCGCCTCGGCCTTCCACGTGGAGCGCTTGGCACGGGCGGTCGCTTCGAGGCCGATGCCTCGTTCGTGGGCGAGGGCTACGGCATTCCGACCGACGCGTCGCGCGAGGCGCAGCGACTCGCCGCACAGCACGAAGCGCTGTTCACCGACCAGTGGTACACGGCCAAGGCAATGGCCGCGCTCATCGCCTATGGTCGCGCCGGTCGCTTCCGCGACGGATCGACCGTCATGTTCTGGCACACGGGAGGTCAGGTCGGGCTCTTTGCTTGA
- a CDS encoding amidohydrolase family protein translates to MRRFLLSVVVFAACRTGAPSTRPGLADQATARPADATPTRTAEFDVVIRNGRVIDGMGNPWIRADVGIRDGRFAKLGRIPERGAREIDAAGLYVSPGWIDMMDQSGAVLPRNGNAENKLRMGVTTAIGGEGGFPVSASRIPEYFATLERQGISINFGSYYSQTQARTLAMGHTSRAPTPDELSRMRASMDTAMRAGAMGMTTALIYPPSSYTTTAELVEVAKVAAAYGGTYASHIRGEGAEVVQSVRELIEISERAGLQGEVFHLKAAYRPGWGTLMDSVRRVIEAARGRGVDVAADLYVYTAGGTGLEATVPAWAQEGGTDSLKARLRRPEIRARLKRELTTGSPGWWNIVEAAGGWDGVVLANAQNPANDRWVGKSLTEIAREMGKEPADAAWDLVLEGTGRVMAIYHMMSEPDIETALRFPWTSIGSDAGAALSPGAGDGLGLPHPRAYGNAVRVVSRYARDRKVISVEEAIRKQTSWPAARMKLAERGSIKEGHWADVTIFNLETLDDRATYEKPIEYPTGIEYVLVNGVVTIDRGRHTGARTGRILYGPGKTP, encoded by the coding sequence ATGAGACGCTTCCTGCTTTCGGTCGTTGTGTTCGCCGCCTGCCGTACCGGCGCCCCGTCGACGCGGCCCGGCCTTGCCGACCAGGCGACGGCGCGCCCGGCCGATGCCACTCCGACCCGCACCGCGGAATTCGACGTCGTCATCCGCAACGGACGCGTGATCGACGGCATGGGAAATCCGTGGATACGTGCCGACGTGGGGATCCGCGATGGCCGCTTTGCGAAGCTCGGCCGCATCCCGGAGCGCGGCGCACGTGAGATCGACGCCGCGGGCCTCTACGTGTCGCCGGGCTGGATCGACATGATGGACCAGTCAGGCGCCGTGCTGCCCCGCAACGGCAACGCGGAGAACAAGCTGCGCATGGGTGTGACCACGGCGATCGGCGGCGAAGGGGGCTTTCCCGTATCGGCGTCGCGGATACCGGAGTACTTCGCCACGCTCGAGCGCCAGGGCATCAGCATCAACTTCGGCAGTTACTACTCGCAGACGCAGGCGCGTACACTGGCCATGGGGCACACGTCCCGCGCGCCGACGCCCGACGAGCTGTCCCGGATGCGCGCGAGCATGGACACGGCCATGCGCGCCGGTGCCATGGGCATGACCACGGCCCTCATCTATCCGCCAAGCTCCTACACCACCACCGCCGAGCTGGTCGAGGTCGCGAAGGTTGCCGCGGCGTATGGCGGCACCTACGCGAGCCACATTCGCGGCGAGGGCGCCGAGGTCGTGCAATCGGTGCGTGAGCTGATCGAGATCTCGGAGCGAGCCGGGTTGCAGGGCGAGGTGTTCCATCTCAAGGCCGCGTATCGGCCCGGATGGGGCACGCTGATGGACAGCGTACGCCGCGTCATCGAGGCGGCGCGAGGGCGCGGCGTGGACGTTGCGGCCGACCTCTACGTGTACACAGCAGGCGGCACCGGACTCGAGGCCACGGTGCCCGCCTGGGCGCAGGAAGGCGGCACCGACTCGCTCAAGGCGCGGTTGCGTCGGCCGGAGATCCGTGCGCGGCTCAAGCGCGAACTCACCACCGGCTCACCGGGGTGGTGGAACATCGTGGAGGCAGCCGGAGGGTGGGACGGCGTCGTGCTGGCCAACGCACAGAACCCCGCGAACGATCGGTGGGTGGGCAAGTCGTTGACCGAGATTGCGCGCGAGATGGGAAAAGAGCCCGCGGACGCCGCCTGGGATCTGGTGCTCGAGGGCACGGGACGCGTCATGGCGATCTATCACATGATGAGCGAACCGGACATCGAAACCGCGCTCCGCTTTCCCTGGACGTCGATCGGCAGCGACGCTGGCGCCGCGCTGAGTCCGGGCGCCGGGGACGGACTCGGCCTGCCGCATCCGCGTGCGTATGGCAACGCGGTGCGCGTCGTCTCGCGCTATGCGCGCGATCGCAAGGTCATCTCCGTGGAGGAAGCGATCCGCAAGCAGACCTCGTGGCCGGCAGCGCGCATGAAGCTCGCCGAGCGCGGCTCCATCAAGGAGGGTCACTGGGCCGATGTTACGATCTTCAATCTCGAAACGCTGGATGACCGCGCGACCTACGAGAAGCCGATCGAATACCCCACCGGCATCGAATATGTGCTGGTCAACGGGGTCGTGACCATCGATCGGGGCAGGCACACCGGTGCGCGCACAGGGCGGATCCTGTACGGCCCGGGCAAGACGCCCTGA